Genomic window (Chryseobacterium bernardetii):
TGGAGAGAAAATCTTCCGGTTTCAACAGATCTATCAACGGGTGTTTGTACAGGATACAATCTTCAGGACTTGCCAAAACTTCCAGAATATTAGGGTTGTTCTTTTGCAACAGCTCCACAAATCTCCCGATTTCATAATAAGTAATATCATTCGTCTCATTAGAAATCTGCGGAATGTAGTTCAGCCCAAAGAAATCTTCCTTCGGCAGATAACACACTCCACGGATATCCGTATCCGAAGTTTCCGTTGCCAGCCCGAAAGCACGGCTTCCGGATATGGCTTCGAAGAGGAGGAGGCTACGAGTTTTAAGGTCTTGGATGGACATAATAGTTTTTTTTATTTAATATTTCTCTAAAAACCCTTTCCATTTCCTTTTTATCAACATTTCCACCTCTCAAACCCTTCGATTTTTCCTCATTATAAGCAATGGTTTTCTCCAAAAACTCAAACAATTCCCAATCATTCGGATGGTAATAAGCTTCTCCTTTGGTGGCTTTTAAGGCTATAAGGTTTTCTATTTTTATTCTGGTTTCGTGGTTTACAAAAACAAGCAGTTCACTAAATAATACTGGCGGAACCGTTCCTTTTTCTATGATCCATTTTCCGGTTAATGCAGTTCTCAGACAGTAAAAATAGCTCTTTAGTTTCACTTCATCGGCTCTGCAGGCTTCCAGGTATTTTTTGCTCATGCTTAAGTAATGATAGGAAACGGCTACCGGTGAAAAACAGGCATCAGCCAATGGCCTGAAAAGCTCTACAAACTTTGCATTTTCCTTATAGACGATAGGAGAGTAGAACCAGCTCAGTAAAGCAGCATTCGATTTCAGTAAGAGATGAAAAGTCTTTCGGAGGTCCCATCCGGAACCATCCAGATCATCTTCGGTCATAAATTCTATTGTTTCATCCTTATCCCAAGGGGAAAGATACCAGTCTTTTTCGTGACGGTATATAAAACGTATGTCATAATCGCTGTCCGGTGAGGCAAAACCCCAGGCTCTGCTTCCGGATTCAACGGCAAGAAGTATTTCTACACCCTGTGCAGCTTCTACTTCTTTTATCTTTTCTACTATTTTTGGCGTCATTGTTTTAATTTTATAATGCAAAGTAAAAAGAGTGGTGCGCAATGTTATTGCGTGGGTTTGTGGAGTTTCTAAGTTTAAGGTTGAATATTGCAGGTTTTTTAATAGCAGGTCCTGGCTTCCTTTTAAGACGTGATCTCTTCGTCCGTTATCTATTTTCTCTCTATCCATCATCAATCCATTGCACAAACATTACCCATAATACTCCTTATTTCACTAATATTGCACTTTCTCTATTTAACATAACTATTTTTACAACCATGTTGACAACTGATTTACAGCATAAAATTGATTTCAAAACAAAACCTCTTGGCGCATTGGGATATCTGGAACCTCTTGCCCACAAAATAGGAATGGTTCAGAAAACGGTATCTCCACAGCTTTCAAATCCTCATATGGTAGTTTTTGCTGCCGATCACGGGATTGCAACGGCAGGGGTAAGTGCCTATCCGCAGGAAGTAACCTATCAGATGGTAATGAATTTCTTAGGCGGCGGAGCTGCCATCAATGTATTCTGCAGGCAGCATGGAATCCATATTAAAATTGTAGATGCAGGGGTTAATTTCGATTTCCCGGAAGGTTTGGATTTAATGGATAAGAAAGTCAGAAAATCCAGTCGTAATATTCTGGATGAACCGGCGATGACTTCTGAAGAATATCAGCAAGCTTTACAAAATGGAAGTTCGGTGGTGGCAGAGATTGCTGAAACGGGCTGTAATATCATTGGATTTGGTGAAATGGGAATCGGAAATACTTCCGCTTCTTCTCTGATGATGAGCCAATTGTTTGACCTTCCTGTTGTAAGATGTATTGGTCGTGGAACAGGTTTGAATGACGATCAGCTGCAGAATAAGATCAATATTTTATCAGCAGCAATAGAAAAATATCCGGGTATTAAAACTCCGGACAAAATTGCACAGACTTTTGGTGGATTGGAAATTGTTCAGATGATGGGAGCGATGGAAGAAGCATTCCGTCAGAATATGCTGATTATGATAGATGGATTTATTGCTACTGTTGCTATAGCCACTGTATGGAAAAAGAATCCTGATATCCTGAAAAACTGTATATTCTGCCATGTAAGTGATGAAAATGCCCATCTTCAGCTTCTGGATTTATTGGGACAGAAAGCTTTGCTGAACCTTAATTTGAGGTTGGGAGAAGGAACAGGCTGTGCATTGGCATATCCGCTGATTCAAAGTGCAGTAAACTTCCTGAATGAAATGTCAAGTTTTGAGGATGCCCATGTTTCAAATAAAGAATAAATGAAAACCATAAAGAATGAACTGATCTACTTTGCAACGGCATTGATGTTTTTCACCAGAATTCCCGTTCCCTTCACCGTTCCTTATTCCAGTGAGATCATGAACAAATCCCAAAAATATTTCGCATGGATTGGATTATTGGTAGGGTTGATTAATGCTGGTATTTTATACTTGTCTGCTCAACTTTTTAATCTGGAAATAGGAATTGTTCTGATGATGATCAGCAGCGTTCTTCTGACCGGAGCTTTTCACGAAGATGGTTTTACAGATATGTGCGACAGTTTCGGTGGCGGATACGGAAAAGAGAAGATCCTTACCATCATGAAAGACAGTAGAGTGGGAGCCTATGGAACCATTGGAATTATTTTATTGTTGGCTTTAAAATTCTTCAGTATTCAGGCTTTGGGGACAGCTGACCTGATGAAAACCCTGGGAATTATCATTTTTGCCCATACTTCAAGCCGTTTTATTTCAGGAACCATGATCTACACCCATCAGTATGTGACGGATATTGACGTCAGCAAATCAAAACCTCTGGCCAATAAACCTTTGGATGCAATGGCTTTGCTGGTTGGATTTATGAGTGTTCTGCTTTCGTTTATTTTGATTCCGGACTGGCGCCTGGGACTGGTTTTTGCCTTAGCTTATTTAGGAAAGATCTGCATGGGCTGGTACTTTAAAAAACATATCGGCGGTTATACCGGAGACTGTCTGGGAGCTGTACAGCAGGTGGCTGAGGTGTTGTTTTACTTAGGAACAATGATCGTATGGAAATTCATCTGATTCGCCATACCGTAGTAGATAATCCGGAAAATCTGTGCTATGGATTTGCCGAAATGCCTCTTCGAAAAGAATATCAGCAGGATTTTGAAAGCTTAAATCTGGATGAAGATTTTGATGTGATAATTTCAAGTCCGGCGCAACGGTGCCGTCTTCTGGCAGAATATTTTAAGCTGGATTATTCAACCGATGAAAGACTTCGGGAAATGAATTTCGGAAACTGGGAGCTGAAAAAATGGACAGAAATTCCTGAGCAAGAAATTAATCCATGGTATGAAGATTTTATTCATGTAAAGGCTTCTGGTGGAGAAAATCTCCTTGAAATGCAAACCCGAGTCCTCAGCTTCTGGAATGAATTGATTGCTGAAAAAGATATTCAAAAAGTTCTGATTATTGCTCACGCTGGCGTAATTCGTTTGATTCTTCAGGCAGTACTGAAGTTTCCGTTAGACAATATGTTCAATATTCAGATTGATTACGGAAAGAAAGTAATTGTTGATGTTAACGAAGGCTATTTTTCCATTAAAAAATTAAATGTATGACTATTTAATTTAAAAATAAATCTGCGTTATCTGCAAAATCAGCGAGAGTAAGAATCCGTTAAATCTGAGCTATCTGTGGGAATAAATGCTCCCACAGATCTCAAAAGTCGCAAAAATGTTTATGTGACATCTGATCAACTTGCGAGAATAAAAATCTAAGATAAGATCATCTGCTAAAAGAAAAAACGCCATTCAAAAATTTTGAACAGCGTATTTTTATTTAAAGACTTTAATAAAGCTATCTTTTTCCAGCGTTTCCAGAGAGAAATCAAAATCAGCTTCCGCTTTTTCTGTGGTAATCTCTCCTCCAAGCTCTTTGATAAGCTCATTAAAGGACATCGCTTCATACCATTGCTGATACAATGCATGAGTTGCCATAGCAGATATTTCCGTATTTCCTGAAACATGAGAATGGCCCGCTCCGAAATTCAACAGGACGAAACATTGTTTTTCGTTTTTTGGTAGCAGCATTCCCAGAATCATTTGCTTCTGTACAGAGTTACATCTGGCTTCTGCAAAGAGTTGGTTAGGATTCATCATATAGTTATAGGAAATGTTATCTCCTTTACCGATGACGATTTTATACCCACAGTTGGCATCTCCGGTGAAAACATTGTTCATCACAAGTGTTGGAGTACTCAGGCCTTTATTGGCATAAAGATATTCAACGGCACCGTTAGGAGCAGAAGTCATATCTCCGGAATACATCAATTGTCCGTCAGCATAATTATAAGCAGCATTCCAACCTATTTTTCCGGCAATATTCAATCCTGAAAGATCCAGGTCACGGGCCCCCCATTTATCTTCCCAATAAATACCAACGGCTAATCTATCACCATAAAAACGGGTTCCGGTAGGAATATTTCCAACAAACATTTTTTCAGAAGTTGGCAGGGCAAACTCGATATTCTCAGGGAAATAGAATTTCTTTCCGGAAATATTTTCATATTTCAGTTTCAGAAAATCTAAAATAAATTCATAATTGAATTGATTTACATCAGTTTCCTTACCTTTTTTAACCCACGATTTTCCATTTCTGACTCTGTAGACAAAAGTATCCTGACCATACATTCTTGAATAACACGCTGACAGGGCTTTAAATAATGCAAACGGTGTCGCATTTTCCAGCCAATGCCAATCGCTGTTTTCCAGCAATGTATTGGTAGCATTATTCAGTGGGTTGGAAATTAATGGCTTATGATTGACTTTAGACAGCTTCGAAATTTTATTAATGGCTTTCGGAGCTCTGTTTTTATAAGCAAGGAATAACGGCTTAAATCTGTTGAAAATTTCTGCCAGTTTTTCCATACCAAAGCTTTCAAACAGATAAGTTGGGTTGAACTTACTTTGCTTGATTAAATCAATCAATTCATCATTTTTAATTAAAAGCGTCGTTTGGATGGTCTTATAGATCACATAACGGAAAAATTCAACAGGATTTTCAGGATAAGCATCGTATTGGTCAGCTATTTTTATAATGGCTTCCTTATTTCTGATATTTTCTTTTCCTGTAAAATCATATTCCAGTTCCGTATGTAGAATATGCAGTAAATCATCAATCGTTTCTTCTTTCAAAGCGATTC
Coding sequences:
- a CDS encoding nucleotidyltransferase domain-containing protein, with the protein product MTPKIVEKIKEVEAAQGVEILLAVESGSRAWGFASPDSDYDIRFIYRHEKDWYLSPWDKDETIEFMTEDDLDGSGWDLRKTFHLLLKSNAALLSWFYSPIVYKENAKFVELFRPLADACFSPVAVSYHYLSMSKKYLEACRADEVKLKSYFYCLRTALTGKWIIEKGTVPPVLFSELLVFVNHETRIKIENLIALKATKGEAYYHPNDWELFEFLEKTIAYNEEKSKGLRGGNVDKKEMERVFREILNKKNYYVHPRP
- the cobT gene encoding nicotinate-nucleotide--dimethylbenzimidazole phosphoribosyltransferase, with product MLTTDLQHKIDFKTKPLGALGYLEPLAHKIGMVQKTVSPQLSNPHMVVFAADHGIATAGVSAYPQEVTYQMVMNFLGGGAAINVFCRQHGIHIKIVDAGVNFDFPEGLDLMDKKVRKSSRNILDEPAMTSEEYQQALQNGSSVVAEIAETGCNIIGFGEMGIGNTSASSLMMSQLFDLPVVRCIGRGTGLNDDQLQNKINILSAAIEKYPGIKTPDKIAQTFGGLEIVQMMGAMEEAFRQNMLIMIDGFIATVAIATVWKKNPDILKNCIFCHVSDENAHLQLLDLLGQKALLNLNLRLGEGTGCALAYPLIQSAVNFLNEMSSFEDAHVSNKE
- a CDS encoding adenosylcobinamide-GDP ribazoletransferase, encoding MKTIKNELIYFATALMFFTRIPVPFTVPYSSEIMNKSQKYFAWIGLLVGLINAGILYLSAQLFNLEIGIVLMMISSVLLTGAFHEDGFTDMCDSFGGGYGKEKILTIMKDSRVGAYGTIGIILLLALKFFSIQALGTADLMKTLGIIIFAHTSSRFISGTMIYTHQYVTDIDVSKSKPLANKPLDAMALLVGFMSVLLSFILIPDWRLGLVFALAYLGKICMGWYFKKHIGGYTGDCLGAVQQVAEVLFYLGTMIVWKFI
- the cobC gene encoding alpha-ribazole phosphatase family protein — its product is MEIHLIRHTVVDNPENLCYGFAEMPLRKEYQQDFESLNLDEDFDVIISSPAQRCRLLAEYFKLDYSTDERLREMNFGNWELKKWTEIPEQEINPWYEDFIHVKASGGENLLEMQTRVLSFWNELIAEKDIQKVLIIAHAGVIRLILQAVLKFPLDNMFNIQIDYGKKVIVDVNEGYFSIKKLNV